TTGCGCCACGGGACACCCCGTGACACCGCCCGCCCGCGCGGCCTCAGCGCACGACGGGGAGTTTCAGCCCGTCCGGCGTTTGAGGACGAGCAACGGCGAAGCCGGCAACCGACCGCGCCCCGTGGCTCCTCGTTGCGCCACGGGGCACCCCGTGACACCGCCCGCCCGCGCGGCCTCAGCGCAACGCATCGGCGACCTCCCGCGCCGCGTCCACCACCCGCGGCCCCACCCTCTCCGGCACCGCGTCCGCCAGCATGACCACTCCCACGCTGCCCTCCAGACCCGTCACGCCCACCAAGGGCGCCGCCGCGCCGCTCGCGCCCGCCTCCAGTTCGCCGTGCGTGAGCGCGTAGCCGGGGTCCGTGACCAGGCCCTGGCGGGCCGCCAGGATCGCGCGGCCCGCGGCCCCGCGATCCAGGGGGTGACGGAAACCCGTGCGGTACGCGACGTGGTAGTCCGTCCACGTCGGCTCGACCACCGCGACCGCGAGGGCCTCCGAGCCGTCGACGAGGGTGAGGTGGGCCGTCGCGCCTATGTCCTCCGCGAGCGACCGCAGCGCGGGCAGCGCGGCCTCGCGCACCAGCGGGTGCACCTGCCGCCCGAGCCGCAGCACGCCGAGGCCGACGCGGGCCCGGCCGCCCAGGTCGCGGCGCACGAGCGCGTGCTGTTCGAGCGTGGCGAGCAGGCGGTAGACCACCGTGCGGTTCACCCCGAGCTTGTTGGAGAGCTCGGTGACCGTAAGGCCGTGGTCGGTGTCGGCCAGCAGCTTGAGGACGCGCAGTCCTCGGTCGAGCGTCTGGGAAGTCTCCGCGGTCACGACGCCCACTCCTTAGGTGAGGGTCGGCGGCCCCCCTACGCGGCGGTTGCGTCGCCGGTCCCGTGGGCGACGCGCGTCAGAGGCCGCCGGTCGGAACACCGGCTGCGCTCCGCGGCGGCGCTGCCACGGGGCGTGTGCTTTGCGGGGACATTAGCGAGGCCGTCCCGCTGAGCGGAAGACTTCGTCCAGAATCCGGGCACGGGGACGCCCCTAGCGCCCCCCATTGCCCCAATACGCGGTGGCCGCCCGAGAGGCCGCGCGCACCGCGTCCGCACACGACCTCCCCACTCGGAACCCCCGGCTCCTTACTCGAACGTCACTTCATGCGGGTGGCCCACTCCTGGACCTTCTCGATGCGCTGCCGCAGCTGCCCCGCCGTGGCCTCCGCGCTCGGCGGCCCGCCGCACGTGCGCCGCAGCTCGGTGTGGATCACGCCGTGCGGCTTCCCGCTCTGATGGACGTACGCGCCGACCATCGTGTTGAGCTGCTTCCGCAGCCCGAGGAGCTCCTTGTGGGAGACGACGG
The sequence above is a segment of the Streptomyces sp. Je 1-369 genome. Coding sequences within it:
- a CDS encoding IclR family transcriptional regulator, producing MTAETSQTLDRGLRVLKLLADTDHGLTVTELSNKLGVNRTVVYRLLATLEQHALVRRDLGGRARVGLGVLRLGRQVHPLVREAALPALRSLAEDIGATAHLTLVDGSEALAVAVVEPTWTDYHVAYRTGFRHPLDRGAAGRAILAARQGLVTDPGYALTHGELEAGASGAAAPLVGVTGLEGSVGVVMLADAVPERVGPRVVDAAREVADALR